From the genome of Mycteria americana isolate JAX WOST 10 ecotype Jacksonville Zoo and Gardens chromosome 12, USCA_MyAme_1.0, whole genome shotgun sequence, one region includes:
- the MRPS34 gene encoding small ribosomal subunit protein mS34 translates to MARKKLHRPIAAMAKKIREYRALKNRPRDSQRFALDYETMRRPLTQKRLPVRAWEDVRSENRLFALLCRLPHFGVGRTVTRKSWLWAHDEPCYWVITKVKADYTAENMDHGRAWGYLTFRGKTEDEVREIDKVMYHDWRMVPKHEEEAFKKFTPVPEETIRYLPYPPLLRAMILAQWQKEGKPITEEPVIDLEKVMASPHRGAKKKATGTPV, encoded by the exons ATGGCCCGCAAGAAGCTCCACCGGCCCATTGCCGCCATGGCCAAGAAGATCCGCGAGTACCGGGCGCTGAAGAACCGGCCGCGGGACTCGCAGCGCTTCGCCCTGGACTACGAGACCATGCGGCGGCCCCTGACGCAGAAGCGGCTGCCGGTGCGGGCCTGGGAGGACGTGCGGAGCGAGAACCGGCTCTTCGCGCTGCTCTGCCGCCTGCCGCACTTCGGCGTGGGCCGCACCGTCACCCGCAAGTCCTGGCTGTGGGCGCACGACGAGCCCTGCTACTGGGTAATCACCAAGGTGAAGGCGGACTACACGGCCGAG AACATGGATCATGGAAGAGCTTGGGGCTACCTGACCTTCAGAG GCAAAACCGAAGACGAAGTGAGAGAGATCGACAAAGTCATGTACCATGACTGGCGTATGGTGCCCAAGCATGAGGAGGAAGCCTTCAAGAAATTCACCCCAGTGCCAGAGGAGACCATTCGGTACCTTCCGTACCCGCCTCTGCTCCGAGCCATGATCCTTGCGCAGtggcagaaagagggaaaaccGATCACAGAGGAGCCAGTGATTGATCTGGAGAAGGTCATGGCCTCTCCCCATCGGGGTGCAAAGAAAAAAGCTACAGGGACACCAGTGTAA
- the GLYR1 gene encoding cytokine-like nuclear factor N-PAC isoform X2 encodes MAAVSLRLGDLVWGKLGRYPPWPGKIVNPPKDLKKPRGKKCFFVKFFGTEDHAWIKVEQLKPYHPHKEEMIKINKGKRFQQAVDAVEEFLRKTKGKDQASSHNSNEEKNRRNSSEERGKQSTGEEKRKASLSEGKLKKGTGEGKKRVSSVSSERGSKSPLKRAQDQSPRKRGRPPKDEKDLTIPESSTVKRVMTGTVAGFKWPPSVSEPVKDSDPHFHHFLLSQTEKPAVCYQAITKKLKVCEEETGSTSIQAADSTAVNGSITPTDKKIGFLGLGLMGSGIVSNLLKMGHTVTVWNRTAEKCDLFIQEGARLGRTPAEVVSTCDITFACVSDPKAAKDVLGPSGVLQGIRPGKCYVDMSTVDADTVTELAQVIVSRGGRFLEAPVSGNQQLSNDGMLVILAAGDRGLYEDCSSCFQAMGKTSFFLGEVGNAAKMMLIVNMVQGSFMATIAEGLTLAQVTGQSQQTLLDILNQGQLASIFLDQKCQNILQGNFKPDFYLKYIQKDLRLAIALGDSVNHPTPMAAAANEVYKRAKALDQSDNDMSAVYRAYIH; translated from the exons ATGGCGGCCGTGAGTCTGAGGCTCGGAGACCTGGTGTG gGGGAAGCTGGGCAGGTATCCTCCATGGCCAGGAAAG ATTGTTAATCCACCTAAAGATCTGAAGAAACCACGTGGAAAAAAGTGCTTCTTTGTGAAGTTTTTTGGAACAGAAGATCA tgCTTGGATCAAAGTGGAGCAGCTGAAGCCTTATCACCCTCACAAAGAGGAAATGATAAAGATTAACAAGGGTAAGCGCTTCCAGCAAGCCGTGGATGCTGTAGAGGAGTTTCTTAGAAAAACCAAAGGCAAGGACCAG GCGTCTTCCCATAACTCCAATGAAGAGAAGAATCGTCGTAATTCCAGTGAAGAAAGAGGCAAGCAATCCACTGGTGAAGAGAAACGCAAAGCCAGTTTGTCTGAAGGGAAGTTGAAGAAGGgcacaggggaaggaaaaaagagggtcTCTTCTGTATCATCAGAGAGAGGATCAAAATCACCTTTGAAAAGAGCCCAGGATCAGAGCCCCCGAAAGCGGGGGCGTCCACCCAAGGATGAGAAG GACCTCACAATTCCAGAGTCAAGTACAGTGAAGAGAGTGATGACTGGAACAGTGGCTGGATTTAAATGGCCGCCAAGTGTCAGTGAG CCTGTGAAGGACAGCGATCCACACTTTCATCACTTTCTGCTGAGCCAGACAGAGAAG CCAGCTGTCTGCTATCAGGCCATCACAAAGAAGCTGAAGGTTTGTGAAGAG gaAACAGGATCCACCTCCATCCAGGCAGCAGACAGCACAGCAGTCAATGGCAGTATCACGCCTACAGATAAAAA GATAGGGTTTCTGGGACTTGGCCTGATGGGAAGTGGCATTGTCTCCAACTTACTGAAGATGGGTCACACTGTCACTGTCTGGAACCGGACTGCTGAGAAG TGTGATTTGTTCATCCaggagggggcacggctgggaaGAACCCCCGCTGAAGTTGTCTCTACCTGTGACATCACCTTTGCCTGTGTATCAGATCCAAAAGCAGCAAAGGAT GTACTTGGTCCGAGTGGAGTGTTGCAGGGGATTCGCCCAGGGAAGTGTTACGTGGATATGTCCACTGTGGATGCAGATACAGTCACAGAGTTGGCCCAG GTGATAGTGTCCCGGGGTGGTCGCTTTTTGGAAGCACCGGTCTCAGGAAATCAGCAGCTATCTAATGATGGGATGCTTGTGATCCTGGCAGCTGGTGACAGGGGTTTATATGAGGACTGCAGTAGCTGTTTCCAAGCGATGGGGAAGACCTCTTTTTTTCTAG GTGAAGTAGGCAATGCTGCCAAGATGATGCTGATTGTGAACATGGTCCAAGGCAGCTTCATGGCAACGATAGCAGAAGGACTGACTTTGGCTCAAGTGACTGGCCAGTCCCAACAGACCCTTCTGGATATCCTCAATCAGGGACAACTTGCCAGCATCTTCCTGGACCAGAAGTGCCAAA ATATCTTGCAAGGAAACTTTAAACCTGATTTCTACCTGAAATACATACAGAAGGATCTTAGATTAGCTATTGCACTGGGCGATTCTGTCAACCACCCAACTCCCATGGCAGCTGCTGCCAATGAG GTCTATAAACGAGCAAAAGCACTGGACCAATCAGACAACGACATGTCTGCAGTGTACAGGGCCTACATTCACTAG
- the GLYR1 gene encoding cytokine-like nuclear factor N-PAC isoform X1 — protein MAAVSLRLGDLVWGKLGRYPPWPGKIVNPPKDLKKPRGKKCFFVKFFGTEDHAWIKVEQLKPYHPHKEEMIKINKGKRFQQAVDAVEEFLRKTKGKDQASSHNSNEEKNRRNSSEERGKQSTGEEKRKASLSEGKLKKGTGEGKKRVSSVSSERGSKSPLKRAQDQSPRKRGRPPKDEKDLTIPESSTVKRVMTGTVAGFKWPPSVSEPVKDSDPHFHHFLLSQTEKPAVCYQAITKKLKVCEEETGSTSIQAADSTAVNGSITPTDKKIGFLGLGLMGSGIVSNLLKMGHTVTVWNRTAEKCDLFIQEGARLGRTPAEVVSTCDITFACVSDPKAAKDLVLGPSGVLQGIRPGKCYVDMSTVDADTVTELAQVIVSRGGRFLEAPVSGNQQLSNDGMLVILAAGDRGLYEDCSSCFQAMGKTSFFLGEVGNAAKMMLIVNMVQGSFMATIAEGLTLAQVTGQSQQTLLDILNQGQLASIFLDQKCQNILQGNFKPDFYLKYIQKDLRLAIALGDSVNHPTPMAAAANEVYKRAKALDQSDNDMSAVYRAYIH, from the exons ATGGCGGCCGTGAGTCTGAGGCTCGGAGACCTGGTGTG gGGGAAGCTGGGCAGGTATCCTCCATGGCCAGGAAAG ATTGTTAATCCACCTAAAGATCTGAAGAAACCACGTGGAAAAAAGTGCTTCTTTGTGAAGTTTTTTGGAACAGAAGATCA tgCTTGGATCAAAGTGGAGCAGCTGAAGCCTTATCACCCTCACAAAGAGGAAATGATAAAGATTAACAAGGGTAAGCGCTTCCAGCAAGCCGTGGATGCTGTAGAGGAGTTTCTTAGAAAAACCAAAGGCAAGGACCAG GCGTCTTCCCATAACTCCAATGAAGAGAAGAATCGTCGTAATTCCAGTGAAGAAAGAGGCAAGCAATCCACTGGTGAAGAGAAACGCAAAGCCAGTTTGTCTGAAGGGAAGTTGAAGAAGGgcacaggggaaggaaaaaagagggtcTCTTCTGTATCATCAGAGAGAGGATCAAAATCACCTTTGAAAAGAGCCCAGGATCAGAGCCCCCGAAAGCGGGGGCGTCCACCCAAGGATGAGAAG GACCTCACAATTCCAGAGTCAAGTACAGTGAAGAGAGTGATGACTGGAACAGTGGCTGGATTTAAATGGCCGCCAAGTGTCAGTGAG CCTGTGAAGGACAGCGATCCACACTTTCATCACTTTCTGCTGAGCCAGACAGAGAAG CCAGCTGTCTGCTATCAGGCCATCACAAAGAAGCTGAAGGTTTGTGAAGAG gaAACAGGATCCACCTCCATCCAGGCAGCAGACAGCACAGCAGTCAATGGCAGTATCACGCCTACAGATAAAAA GATAGGGTTTCTGGGACTTGGCCTGATGGGAAGTGGCATTGTCTCCAACTTACTGAAGATGGGTCACACTGTCACTGTCTGGAACCGGACTGCTGAGAAG TGTGATTTGTTCATCCaggagggggcacggctgggaaGAACCCCCGCTGAAGTTGTCTCTACCTGTGACATCACCTTTGCCTGTGTATCAGATCCAAAAGCAGCAAAGGAT CTGGTACTTGGTCCGAGTGGAGTGTTGCAGGGGATTCGCCCAGGGAAGTGTTACGTGGATATGTCCACTGTGGATGCAGATACAGTCACAGAGTTGGCCCAG GTGATAGTGTCCCGGGGTGGTCGCTTTTTGGAAGCACCGGTCTCAGGAAATCAGCAGCTATCTAATGATGGGATGCTTGTGATCCTGGCAGCTGGTGACAGGGGTTTATATGAGGACTGCAGTAGCTGTTTCCAAGCGATGGGGAAGACCTCTTTTTTTCTAG GTGAAGTAGGCAATGCTGCCAAGATGATGCTGATTGTGAACATGGTCCAAGGCAGCTTCATGGCAACGATAGCAGAAGGACTGACTTTGGCTCAAGTGACTGGCCAGTCCCAACAGACCCTTCTGGATATCCTCAATCAGGGACAACTTGCCAGCATCTTCCTGGACCAGAAGTGCCAAA ATATCTTGCAAGGAAACTTTAAACCTGATTTCTACCTGAAATACATACAGAAGGATCTTAGATTAGCTATTGCACTGGGCGATTCTGTCAACCACCCAACTCCCATGGCAGCTGCTGCCAATGAG GTCTATAAACGAGCAAAAGCACTGGACCAATCAGACAACGACATGTCTGCAGTGTACAGGGCCTACATTCACTAG
- the GLYR1 gene encoding cytokine-like nuclear factor N-PAC isoform X4 has translation MAAVSLRLGDLVWGKLGRYPPWPGKIVNPPKDLKKPRGKKCFFVKFFGTEDHAWIKVEQLKPYHPHKEEMIKINKGKRFQQAVDAVEEFLRKTKGKDQDLTIPESSTVKRVMTGTVAGFKWPPSVSEPVKDSDPHFHHFLLSQTEKPAVCYQAITKKLKVCEEETGSTSIQAADSTAVNGSITPTDKKIGFLGLGLMGSGIVSNLLKMGHTVTVWNRTAEKCDLFIQEGARLGRTPAEVVSTCDITFACVSDPKAAKDLVLGPSGVLQGIRPGKCYVDMSTVDADTVTELAQVIVSRGGRFLEAPVSGNQQLSNDGMLVILAAGDRGLYEDCSSCFQAMGKTSFFLGEVGNAAKMMLIVNMVQGSFMATIAEGLTLAQVTGQSQQTLLDILNQGQLASIFLDQKCQNILQGNFKPDFYLKYIQKDLRLAIALGDSVNHPTPMAAAANEVYKRAKALDQSDNDMSAVYRAYIH, from the exons ATGGCGGCCGTGAGTCTGAGGCTCGGAGACCTGGTGTG gGGGAAGCTGGGCAGGTATCCTCCATGGCCAGGAAAG ATTGTTAATCCACCTAAAGATCTGAAGAAACCACGTGGAAAAAAGTGCTTCTTTGTGAAGTTTTTTGGAACAGAAGATCA tgCTTGGATCAAAGTGGAGCAGCTGAAGCCTTATCACCCTCACAAAGAGGAAATGATAAAGATTAACAAGGGTAAGCGCTTCCAGCAAGCCGTGGATGCTGTAGAGGAGTTTCTTAGAAAAACCAAAGGCAAGGACCAG GACCTCACAATTCCAGAGTCAAGTACAGTGAAGAGAGTGATGACTGGAACAGTGGCTGGATTTAAATGGCCGCCAAGTGTCAGTGAG CCTGTGAAGGACAGCGATCCACACTTTCATCACTTTCTGCTGAGCCAGACAGAGAAG CCAGCTGTCTGCTATCAGGCCATCACAAAGAAGCTGAAGGTTTGTGAAGAG gaAACAGGATCCACCTCCATCCAGGCAGCAGACAGCACAGCAGTCAATGGCAGTATCACGCCTACAGATAAAAA GATAGGGTTTCTGGGACTTGGCCTGATGGGAAGTGGCATTGTCTCCAACTTACTGAAGATGGGTCACACTGTCACTGTCTGGAACCGGACTGCTGAGAAG TGTGATTTGTTCATCCaggagggggcacggctgggaaGAACCCCCGCTGAAGTTGTCTCTACCTGTGACATCACCTTTGCCTGTGTATCAGATCCAAAAGCAGCAAAGGAT CTGGTACTTGGTCCGAGTGGAGTGTTGCAGGGGATTCGCCCAGGGAAGTGTTACGTGGATATGTCCACTGTGGATGCAGATACAGTCACAGAGTTGGCCCAG GTGATAGTGTCCCGGGGTGGTCGCTTTTTGGAAGCACCGGTCTCAGGAAATCAGCAGCTATCTAATGATGGGATGCTTGTGATCCTGGCAGCTGGTGACAGGGGTTTATATGAGGACTGCAGTAGCTGTTTCCAAGCGATGGGGAAGACCTCTTTTTTTCTAG GTGAAGTAGGCAATGCTGCCAAGATGATGCTGATTGTGAACATGGTCCAAGGCAGCTTCATGGCAACGATAGCAGAAGGACTGACTTTGGCTCAAGTGACTGGCCAGTCCCAACAGACCCTTCTGGATATCCTCAATCAGGGACAACTTGCCAGCATCTTCCTGGACCAGAAGTGCCAAA ATATCTTGCAAGGAAACTTTAAACCTGATTTCTACCTGAAATACATACAGAAGGATCTTAGATTAGCTATTGCACTGGGCGATTCTGTCAACCACCCAACTCCCATGGCAGCTGCTGCCAATGAG GTCTATAAACGAGCAAAAGCACTGGACCAATCAGACAACGACATGTCTGCAGTGTACAGGGCCTACATTCACTAG
- the GLYR1 gene encoding cytokine-like nuclear factor N-PAC isoform X3, whose amino-acid sequence MIKINKGKRFQQAVDAVEEFLRKTKGKDQASSHNSNEEKNRRNSSEERGKQSTGEEKRKASLSEGKLKKGTGEGKKRVSSVSSERGSKSPLKRAQDQSPRKRGRPPKDEKDLTIPESSTVKRVMTGTVAGFKWPPSVSEPVKDSDPHFHHFLLSQTEKPAVCYQAITKKLKVCEEETGSTSIQAADSTAVNGSITPTDKKIGFLGLGLMGSGIVSNLLKMGHTVTVWNRTAEKCDLFIQEGARLGRTPAEVVSTCDITFACVSDPKAAKDLVLGPSGVLQGIRPGKCYVDMSTVDADTVTELAQVIVSRGGRFLEAPVSGNQQLSNDGMLVILAAGDRGLYEDCSSCFQAMGKTSFFLGEVGNAAKMMLIVNMVQGSFMATIAEGLTLAQVTGQSQQTLLDILNQGQLASIFLDQKCQNILQGNFKPDFYLKYIQKDLRLAIALGDSVNHPTPMAAAANEVYKRAKALDQSDNDMSAVYRAYIH is encoded by the exons ATGATAAAGATTAACAAGGGTAAGCGCTTCCAGCAAGCCGTGGATGCTGTAGAGGAGTTTCTTAGAAAAACCAAAGGCAAGGACCAG GCGTCTTCCCATAACTCCAATGAAGAGAAGAATCGTCGTAATTCCAGTGAAGAAAGAGGCAAGCAATCCACTGGTGAAGAGAAACGCAAAGCCAGTTTGTCTGAAGGGAAGTTGAAGAAGGgcacaggggaaggaaaaaagagggtcTCTTCTGTATCATCAGAGAGAGGATCAAAATCACCTTTGAAAAGAGCCCAGGATCAGAGCCCCCGAAAGCGGGGGCGTCCACCCAAGGATGAGAAG GACCTCACAATTCCAGAGTCAAGTACAGTGAAGAGAGTGATGACTGGAACAGTGGCTGGATTTAAATGGCCGCCAAGTGTCAGTGAG CCTGTGAAGGACAGCGATCCACACTTTCATCACTTTCTGCTGAGCCAGACAGAGAAG CCAGCTGTCTGCTATCAGGCCATCACAAAGAAGCTGAAGGTTTGTGAAGAG gaAACAGGATCCACCTCCATCCAGGCAGCAGACAGCACAGCAGTCAATGGCAGTATCACGCCTACAGATAAAAA GATAGGGTTTCTGGGACTTGGCCTGATGGGAAGTGGCATTGTCTCCAACTTACTGAAGATGGGTCACACTGTCACTGTCTGGAACCGGACTGCTGAGAAG TGTGATTTGTTCATCCaggagggggcacggctgggaaGAACCCCCGCTGAAGTTGTCTCTACCTGTGACATCACCTTTGCCTGTGTATCAGATCCAAAAGCAGCAAAGGAT CTGGTACTTGGTCCGAGTGGAGTGTTGCAGGGGATTCGCCCAGGGAAGTGTTACGTGGATATGTCCACTGTGGATGCAGATACAGTCACAGAGTTGGCCCAG GTGATAGTGTCCCGGGGTGGTCGCTTTTTGGAAGCACCGGTCTCAGGAAATCAGCAGCTATCTAATGATGGGATGCTTGTGATCCTGGCAGCTGGTGACAGGGGTTTATATGAGGACTGCAGTAGCTGTTTCCAAGCGATGGGGAAGACCTCTTTTTTTCTAG GTGAAGTAGGCAATGCTGCCAAGATGATGCTGATTGTGAACATGGTCCAAGGCAGCTTCATGGCAACGATAGCAGAAGGACTGACTTTGGCTCAAGTGACTGGCCAGTCCCAACAGACCCTTCTGGATATCCTCAATCAGGGACAACTTGCCAGCATCTTCCTGGACCAGAAGTGCCAAA ATATCTTGCAAGGAAACTTTAAACCTGATTTCTACCTGAAATACATACAGAAGGATCTTAGATTAGCTATTGCACTGGGCGATTCTGTCAACCACCCAACTCCCATGGCAGCTGCTGCCAATGAG GTCTATAAACGAGCAAAAGCACTGGACCAATCAGACAACGACATGTCTGCAGTGTACAGGGCCTACATTCACTAG